tctttcatttatacccttattattttaccaaaaacctattttaaatagcgttttaagttaaaagctacaagctaaaaaCTAAAAGCTACTTCAAGCTAGAAGCTcaaaagctatttcaaatagcttttaaaaaaaaaagacaaaagctagtaaaaaaactaaaaactaaaagctaaaaacaattatcaaacaaaacttttttatttatatgagctgacaaaataaaagctaaaagctcATTTTATGGCCTTACCAAACAGGACTCTAAATTATAAGCTATCAGGTAACTTATCGGTCAACGgctatttttatcaaacagacccataaaaataacaaataatttttattgGATCTTCGgttaaaaacaacaaataatatatttattaattaaaatatttattaagttATTAATTTAAAGTAGTATCCTGACAGtgtattcaaataaaaatttaccattactattttaaaaatattaatgtgaCTTAATAAAATACATGatgataattgattaaaaatattattattttttatattttggtgCATATCCTCTTACATagctatatataaatatttgtatatttgtatGGTAaattaatactccctccgtctcataataagtgtcctatttgcattttttctttgtctcaaattaattgtccatttacgattccaatgcatcaatcattattatttttccactattatacccctatttagtaactttcacgttattcaactactattaataggggtattctagtaaatgacattaacttttttactaaaaccaacacatccaatcattttcttaaaaaccgcgcattgctcaaataggacatttattatgagacggagggagtacttaAAAGATGAATGCATTTGGGCAAGttatttaaaaactaaataaacAAGCGTGTCCAAGTTCATTCCTTAGTCGGTAGTTCTTATCTTAAAAGTATAATTGTCAAATAAAGCTGTCAAATTAAATTATTGACTACGTTGGACCCACAGAGTAAAAAGATAACCATGCTCATTGTCATTCATTCATTGGATATTCAATGTAAGAAGTAACTCCCGCGGGTCCCACACATAGTTGTCACCCACCCATTCATATATTTTACCGCATCCGCGACCCTCCGCCACACTACCCCTTTTTCTAATTTCATATTCTTCTCGTATTCTTCTTCACTCCAAAACCTTTCATTCACCAACCCAATGGACCCCACACCCTCCTTCCACCGTCGATTTCCTTCCAACTCCGACCGCCTACTCGGCGCTTTCAATTTCTCTCCTCCTTCCTCTGTCACCACCTCCGTTGGTGACGAGCTCAACGAAGCTGAACTGTTCTGGTCATCTGACAGCTCCGAATctgaaaatcaaaatcaaaatcaacggCCAGCGCCTCAACCGACTGAGTTGACTCGTCACCGGAGTTTCGATCTATCTCAAGACTCCGGCATCCTCGCTGTCCTATCAGGTCCAGACAACAACCGTGATTCACCACTGTTTCGTGGTAAATCTCCGGTTTCGTCTTCGAGAATGATTCCGTCGTTTCCGAGACCTAGACCTTCTTCTGGCTACAACTCCGAGCAATTGGTTCAGTCTATGCCTTCTAGAAAGTTCCAGCAATCTGCTCCTGTGAAGGTTCCGGTTCTGCCACCGAGTCAGTTCACTAGACGGCGGAACATCGATGCACTTGCGGTGTTGGATGATGATGACGACGACGGTGAGGAGTTGTTGCCGCCGCATGAGCTTGTGGCGAGAGGCTCTGGAGTCTC
The DNA window shown above is from Vicia villosa cultivar HV-30 ecotype Madison, WI unplaced genomic scaffold, Vvil1.0 ctg.000290F_1_1_2_unsc, whole genome shotgun sequence and carries:
- the LOC131626455 gene encoding protein S40-7-like, translated to MDPTPSFHRRFPSNSDRLLGAFNFSPPSSVTTSVGDELNEAELFWSSDSSESENQNQNQRPAPQPTELTRHRSFDLSQDSGILAVLSGPDNNRDSPLFRGKSPVSSSRMIPSFPRPRPSSGYNSEQLVQSMPSRKFQQSAPVKVPVLPPSQFTRRRNIDALAVLDDDDDDGEELLPPHELVARGSGVSPRTTFSVLEGVGRTLKGRDLRQVRNAVLRQTGFLD